In a single window of the Elaeis guineensis isolate ETL-2024a chromosome 8, EG11, whole genome shotgun sequence genome:
- the LOC105049451 gene encoding LOW QUALITY PROTEIN: cellulose synthase A catalytic subunit 5 [UDP-forming] (The sequence of the model RefSeq protein was modified relative to this genomic sequence to represent the inferred CDS: inserted 5 bases in 5 codons): MDTGGRLVAGSRNRNEFVVINADDFGRSKSVQDSNGLNCQICGDDIEILEEEKEPFVACNECAFPVCRTCYEYERREGSQSCPQCRTRYKRHKGSARVEGDEEEDGDDDIEKEFSFGNFDTKETLTVSGSKLHSQLSIRQGSFTGSAIGTSSVHNPSFFTDTNIPLLTYGEEAGGISSDHHALVIPPYVTQIHSRPAEGSSVSAQSRPINPDKDIAVYGYGTVAWKDRIDDWKRKQLTKTKRPQLEGGDDGGFDGDGLDNTDLPMSDESRQPLSRKLPIASSKINPYRIIILLRLVILGFFFHYRLRHPVPDAYGLWLTSVICEIWFAISWILDQFPKWYPVERETYLDRLSLRYEKEGKPSELADIDIFVSTVDPMKEPPLITANTVLSILAVDYPVDKVSCYVSDDGAAMLTFEALSETSEFARRWVPFCKKFNVEPRAPEWYFAQKIDYLKDKVHPDFVRERRAMKREYEEFKVRINGLVAMAQKVPEEGWTMQDGTPWPGNNVRDHPGIIQVFLGHNGVLDEAGNELPCLVYISREKRPGYNHHKKAGAMNALVRVSAVLSNAPYILNVDCDHYINNSKALREAMCFMMDPISGKKVCYVQFPQRFDGIDRHDRYSNRNVVFFDINMKGLDGIQGPIYVGTGCVFRRQALYGFDAPIKEKXPGKTCNCWPKWCCCCCGSKRKNRRGKQKQEKKKKTKHRESSTQVHALEIIKEEAKGQENENSALVPREKLEKRFGQSSVFIASTLXENGGIAEGFSFASCLSEALHVISCGYEDKTEWGKEVGWIYGSVTEDILTGFKMHCHGWRSVYCMPQRPAFKGSAPINLSDRLHQVLRWALGSVEIFLSKHCPIWYGYRGGLKWLERFSYINSVVYPWTSIPLVAYCTLPXICLLTGKFIVPEISTYASLIFIALFVSIAXTGNLEMQWGKVSIDDWWRNEQFWVIGGVSSHLFALIQGLLKVLAGVDTNFTVTSKGGDDEEFAELYLFKWTSLLILPLTLLILNVIGVAAGISNAITSGYESWGPLFGRLFFAIWVIMHLYPFLKGMMGKQDRLPTIIIVWSILLASICSLLWXRVNPFTSKYDGPALVVCGLDCD; encoded by the exons ATGGATACGGGAGGGCGGCTTGTTGCGGGCTCTCGGAACCGGAACGAGTTCGTGGTCATCAATGCAGATGATTTCGGGCGG TCCAAGTCTGTCCAAGATTCCAATGGGCTGAACTGCCAGATATGTGGAGATGATATCGAGATATTAGAGGAAGAAAAGGAGCCCTTTGTCGCCTGCAACGAGTGCGCCTTCCCTGTGTGCAGGACTTGCTATGAGTATGAGAGACGTGAGGGCAGTCAGTCCTGTCCACAGTGCAGGACCCGATACAAGCGCCACAAAG GTAGTGCAAGAGTAGAGGGTGACGAGGAAGAAGATGGTGATGATGATATTGAGAAAGAATTCAGTTTTGGTAATTTTGATACAAAGGAAACACTGACTGTTTCTGGGTCGAAGCTTCACAGCCAGCTTAGCATTAGACAGGGCTCTTTCACTGGGTCAGCGATTGGCACCTCCAGTGTCCACAATCCTAGTTTCTTTACTGACACCAATATCCCACTTCTAACGTATGGTGAAGAG GCTGGTGGAATTTCTTCTGATCACCATGCTCTTGTTATTCCTCCTTATGTGACACAAATTCATTCAAGGCCTGCTGAAGGATCATCTGTCTCTG CACAATCCAGGCCTATAAACCCTGATAAAGACATAGCAGTGTATGGCTATGGAACTGTCGCATGGAAGGATAGAATTGATGACTGGAAGAGAAAGCAGCTTACTAAAACGAAAAGGCCTCAGCTTGAAGGTGGGGATGATGGTGGCTTTGATGGAGATGGGCTAGATAACACTGATTTGCCAAT GTCGGATGAAAGCAGACAACCATTGTCAAGGAAGCTACCCATTGCTTCCAGCAAGATAAATCCATACAGGATTATAATTTTGCTTAGGCTTGTCATACTTGGCTTCTTTTTCCATTATAGACTTCGGCATCCAGTTCCAGATGCTTATGGATTGTGGCTGACATCGGTTATATGTGAAATATGGTTCGCAATTTCATGGATTTTGGATCAATTCCCGAAATGGTACCCTGTAGAACGAGAGACATATTTGGATCGTCTATCCCTGAG GTACGAGAAAGAAGGAAAGCCATCTGAACTAGCAGATATTGATATCTTCGTAAGCACAGTTGATCCTATGAAAGAACCTCCACTTATCACTGCAAATACGGTTTTATCCATTCTGGCTGTGGATTATCCTGTTGACAAAGTTTCGTGCTACGTCTCAGATGATGGTGCTGCCATGCTTACCTTTGAAGCACTTTCTGAAACTTCCGAATTTGCCAGGAGATGGGTCCCATTCTGCAAAAAGTTCAACGTTGAGCCTCGTGCTCCTGAATGGTACTTTGCTCAGAAaattgactatctgaaagataaaGTTCATCCAGATTTTGTGAGGGAGCGGCGTGCAATGAAG AGAGAGTATGAGGAATTTAAGGTTCGTATCAATGGATTAGTGGCCATGGCACAAAAAGTTCCTGAAGAAGGCTGGACAATGCAGGATGGAACTCCATGGCCTGGAAACAATGTACGGGACCATCCGGGAATTATTCAG GTCTTTCTAGGTCATAATGGTGTGCTGGATGAGGCGGGAAATGAGCTCCCATGTTTGGTCTACATCTCTCGTGAGAAAAGACCAGGATACAATCACCACAAAAAAGCTGGTGCCATGAATGCTTTG GTGCGAGTGTCTGCTGTTCTCTCGAATGCCCCTTACATTTTGAACGTCGACTGCGACCATTATATAAACAATAGCAAGGCCCTACGAGAAGCCATGTGCTTTATGATGGATCCTATATCAGGAAAGAAAGTTTGTTATGTGCAATTTCCTCAGAGATTTGATGGAATTGATAGGCATGACAGATATTCAAATCGAAATGTTGTGTTTTTTGAT ATCAACATGAAAGGCCTGGATGGGATCCAGGGGCCAATCTATGTCGGGACAGGATGTGTTTTCAGAAGGCAAGCTCTATATGGATTTGATGCTCCTATTAAGGAGA CCCCAGGAAAAACCTGCAATTGTTGGCCGAAATGGTGCTGCTGTTGCTGTGGATCTAAAAGGAAGAATAGGAGAGGGAAACAAAagcaggagaagaagaaaaagacaaagCATAGAGAGTCATCTACTCAAGTACATGCTCTTGAGATTATTAAAGAGGAAGCTAAAG GACAAGAAAATGAGAACTCAGCCTTGGTGCCTCGGGAAAAGCTTGAGAAAAGATTTGGGCAATCATCTGTGTTCATAGCTTCCACAC AAGAAAATGGTGGAATCGCAGAGGGTTTTAGTTTTGCTTCATGTCTAAGTGAGGCCTTGCATGTAATTAGCTGTGGTTATGAAGATAAAACTGAATGGGGAAAGGAG GTTGGCTGGATTTATGGATCTGTTACAGAGGACATTCTCACAGGTTTTAAGATGCATTGCCATGGCTGGCGCTCTGTCTACTGCATGCCTCAGAGACCAGCATTTAAGGGGTCTGCTCCAATTAACCTTTCTGACCGTCTTCATCAAGTCTTGCGGTGGGCCCTTGGATCCGTCGAGATTTTTCTGAGCAAGCACTGCCCTATATGGTATGGCTATAGAGGTGGTTTGAAGTGGCTGGAGCGGTTTTCCTACATAAACTCAGTTGTCTATCCTTGGACATCGATTCCCTTGGTTGCATACTGTACCTTGC CAATCTGTCTTCTCACTGGGAAGTTTATTGTACCTGAG ATCAGCACCTATGCGAGCTTAATATTCATAGCTCTCTTTGTCTCCATCG GCACTGGTAACCTTGAGATGCAATGGGGAAAAGTGAGTATTGACGACTGGTGGAGGAACGAGCAATTCTGGGTGATTGGTGGTGTCTCATCACATCTCTTCGCCCTCATCCAGGGTCTCCTAAAGGTTCTAGCCGGAGTTGACACCAACTTCACCGTCACATCTAAAGGAGGAGATGATGAAGAATTTGCAGAGCTTTATCTCTTCAAGTGGACCTCCTTACTGATCCTTCCCTTGACACTGCTTATACTCAATGTCATTGGGGTTGCGGCTGGGATCTCCAATGCTATCACCAGTGGATATGAATCATGGGGTCCACTGTTTGGTAGACTCTTCTTTGCCATCTGGGTCATAATGCATCTGTATCCATTCCTGAAAGGAATGATGGGGAAACAAGATAGACTGCCCACCATCATTATTGTTTGGTCTATATTACTTGCTTCGATTTGTTCGCTGCTAT GTCGGGTGAACCCGTTCACCAGTAAATATGACGGGCCTGCGTTGGTAGTTTGTGGACTGGATTGCGATTGA
- the LOC105049452 gene encoding LOW QUALITY PROTEIN: protein YIP4b (The sequence of the model RefSeq protein was modified relative to this genomic sequence to represent the inferred CDS: inserted 1 base in 1 codon), producing the protein MSHGDTIPLHPSSQSDIDEIENLINVGPATVLPARPTSPPRASIPVSSXPFIPSNLPPPAPSAPAAAYQKAPTAVPPSVPSAESSRGGIAADGFGSPPNTLTEPVWDTVRRDLSRIVSNLKLVVFPNPFREDPGKALRDWDLWGPFFFIVFLGLTLSWSASVKKSEVFAVAFAVLAAGAIILTLNVLLLGGHIIFFQSLSLLGYCLFPLDIGALICMLEDNVIIKIIVVSITLAWSSWAAYPFMSAAVNPRRKALALYPVFLMYISVGFLIIAID; encoded by the exons ATGTCCCACGGCGACACCATCCCCCTCCACCCCTCCTCCCAGTCCGACATAGACGAGATAGAGAATCTCATCAACGTCGGCCCCGCCACCGTCCTCCCCGCCCGCCCCACCAGCCCCCCACGCGCCTCCATTCCCGTCTCCT TCCCCTTCATCCCCTCCAACCTCCCCCCTCCTGCCCCTTCGGCGCCGGCAGCCGCCTACCAGAAGGCTCCCACTGCCGTGCCGCCGAGCGTCCCCTCCGCCGAGAGCTCCCGCGGCGGCATCGCGGCCGACGGCTTCGGGTCGCCGCCCAACACGCTGACGGAGCCCGTCTGGGACACCGTCCGGCGGGATCTGTCGCGGATCGTGAGCAATCTGAAGTTGGTCGTCTTTCCGAACCCCTTCCGGGAGGATCCGGGCAAGGCGCTCCGGGATTGGGACCTCTGGGGCCCCTTTTTTTTCATCGTCTTCCTCGGACTCACCCTTTCTTGGTCGGCGTCTGTGAAGAAG TCTGAAGTGTTTGCTGTTGCATTTGCGGTACTTGCAGCTGGTGCGATTATTCTCACTTTAAATGTTCTACTTCTG GGTGGGCACATAATATTCTTCCAGAGTCTCAGTCTTCTTGGATACTGCCTTTTTCCTCTGGATATCGGAGCTCTAATTTGCATGCTGGAGGACAATGTCATAATCAAGATAATTGTAGTGTCGATAACATTGGCATGGAGCTCATGGGCAGCATATCCATTCATGAGTGCAGCTGTTAATCCGAGGCGGAAGGCCTTAGCCCTGTATCCTGTTTTCCTCATGTATATCTCCGTTGGCTTTTTAATCATTGCAATAGATTAA